In one Lolium rigidum isolate FL_2022 chromosome 3, APGP_CSIRO_Lrig_0.1, whole genome shotgun sequence genomic region, the following are encoded:
- the LOC124699642 gene encoding 1-aminocyclopropane-1-carboxylate oxidase-like produces MAIPVIDFSRLDGDDRAAAMAEIAAGFEEWGFFQLVNTGIPDELLERVKKVCNDCYKLREEGFNTSNPAVKALAALVDEEGEGLAMRKVEGMDWEDVFTLQDDMPWPSIPPTFKETMMEYRRELKKLALKMLGVMEELLGLEEGHITKVFSKDGDFEAFYGTKVSHYPPCPRPEMVDGLRAHTDAGGLILLFQDDRVGGLQVLGRDGLWADVQPVENAIVINTGDQMEVMSNGRYKSAWHRVLAIREGNRRSIASFYNPARAASIAPAIPAADDSSTGADYPSFSFGDYMDVYLEQKFQDKEPRFTAAAAMSKKRMN; encoded by the exons ATGGCGATTCCAGTCATCGACTTCTCCAGGCTTGACGGCGATGACAGGGCGGCCGCTATGGCGGAGATCGCCGCCGGGTTCGAGGAGTGGGGGTTCTTCCAG CTTGTGAACACTGGCATCCCTGATGAGCTGCTGGAGAGGGTGAAGAAGGTGTGCAACGACTGCTACAAGCTTCGCGAGGAGGGGTTCAACACGTCCAACCCCGCGGTCAAGGCCCTCGCCGCCCTGGTGGACGAGGAAGGCGAAGGCCTTGCCATGAGGAAGGTCGAAGGCATGGACTGGGAGGATGTCTTCACCCTCCAGGACGACATGCCATGGCCATCCATCCCTCCAACCTTCAA GGAGACGATGATGGAGTACAGGAGGGAGCTGAAGAAGCTAGCGTTGAAGATGCTGGGCGTCATGGAGGAGCTTCTCGGGCTAGAGGAAGGGCACATCACGAAGGTCTTCTCCAAGGATGGTGACTTCGAGGCCTTCTACGGCACCAAGGTGAGCCACTACCCGCCGTGCCCGCGGCCGGAGATGGTGGACGGGCTGCGCGCCCACACCGATGCCGGCGGCCTCATCCTGCTCTTCCAGGATGACCGCGTCGGCGGACTGCAGGTGCTCGGCCGCGACGGCCTCTGGGCCGACGTCCAGCCCGTCGAGAACGCCATCGTTATCAACACCGGCGACCAGATGGAG GTGATGAGCAATGGCCGGTACAAGAGCGCGTGGCACCGCGTTTTGGCCATCCGCGAAGGCAACCGCCGTTCCATCGCTTCCTTCTACAACCCGGCACGCGCAGCCAGCATCGCGCCTGCAATTCCCGCCGCCGACGACTCCAGCACCGGCGCCGACTACCCGAGCTTCTCGTTCGGCGACTACATGGACGTGTACCTTGAGCAGAAGTTCCAGGACAAGGAACCCAGGTTCACAGCAGCAGCGGCAATGAGCAAGAAAAGGATGAACTGA